Proteins from a genomic interval of Pseudodesulfovibrio nedwellii:
- a CDS encoding asparaginase has product MAKKTEIAVFFTGGTIGMSPVKGVPGVAPGGNFDQLLKQLVPQGENASLRPVLWSDKPSPHMTPKDMFQLARDVEAALNEECVIGAIILHGTDTLVETAYMCDLVIDSDKPIILTGSMRYYSESGYDGIRNLSNGIRACLLPLPPGVGACILMTDRIFSAREAVKVNSLNVDAFESREAGVVGYVAGESVVLARQHSTPNRRRKVSPESIDQDVALITAYTGMDRSFIDHAKSVGVKGIVIEGFGAGNIPPDVVEGVEDCIKEGVPVVLATRCIEGGVWPVYGYPGGGADLESKGVILCGRLGGPKARIRLLCALGLTSDMNEIRRLFDEV; this is encoded by the coding sequence ATGGCAAAAAAGACTGAAATAGCGGTGTTTTTTACTGGTGGAACCATTGGAATGTCACCGGTCAAAGGTGTGCCTGGTGTGGCACCTGGCGGTAACTTCGATCAGCTTCTCAAACAGCTTGTTCCTCAAGGTGAGAATGCTTCATTGCGACCTGTTTTGTGGTCGGACAAGCCGAGTCCCCACATGACACCAAAGGATATGTTTCAACTCGCCAGAGACGTTGAAGCGGCTTTGAATGAAGAGTGTGTGATTGGGGCCATTATTCTGCACGGTACTGACACGTTGGTTGAGACCGCCTACATGTGTGATCTCGTCATTGATTCCGACAAGCCGATTATTTTGACCGGATCCATGCGTTACTATTCAGAGTCAGGGTATGACGGTATTCGTAATTTGAGCAACGGCATTCGTGCCTGCTTGCTTCCTTTGCCTCCGGGAGTAGGTGCTTGTATTTTGATGACGGATCGCATTTTTTCTGCCCGTGAAGCCGTCAAGGTGAACTCCTTGAATGTTGATGCGTTTGAGTCTCGGGAAGCTGGGGTGGTTGGATACGTGGCAGGGGAGTCCGTGGTGTTGGCAAGGCAACATTCCACTCCAAACCGTCGGCGCAAGGTCAGCCCGGAATCCATTGATCAGGACGTAGCCCTTATTACAGCATATACAGGGATGGATCGATCATTTATCGATCATGCCAAAAGTGTTGGTGTGAAAGGGATTGTGATTGAAGGGTTTGGCGCGGGGAATATTCCACCGGATGTCGTTGAGGGTGTTGAAGACTGCATAAAAGAAGGCGTTCCCGTGGTGCTGGCAACACGATGTATCGAGGGTGGCGTCTGGCCTGTGTATGGATATCCCGGCGGCGGTGCTGACCTGGAGAGCAAGGGTGTTATCCTTTGTGGAAGACTGGGTGGTCCTAAGGCACGAATTCGGCTTCTGTGCGCTCTTGGGCTTACGTCTGATATGAATGAAATTCGAAGATTATTTGACGAAGTATAG